From a region of the Podospora pseudopauciseta strain CBS 411.78 chromosome 7 map unlocalized CBS411.78m_7, whole genome shotgun sequence genome:
- the FMP27 gene encoding Protein SABRE (COG:S; EggNog:ENOG503NUKM), translating into MALLNPTFVFGILVLLYLSTFVLFAVIRIITGLSIQRIGYFSFRRLSYTPRDGIRIDIRGLGLNVHRPTFSQPTWLSIVVSELAVTVDIKELEGNKAAGLAAGSEDSDSDSDGDNEKTKLNGAASTPPAAESMKVPKITRRETMSAGRSKTWKRLTKIKEKLKLLHRKVNWLRMVDVVATNSSVNIVDVGNVQVGSFTVAVDTRSKMVDRARFFLQGKAERSRQKQQAEWIVTLRSVLFTANGGESLEVLDSATLNIHGYLYEALDGLRDAAISLKLGRLHVPYDDVSHSAKLFKQIKSQCNQEFAQSDPMGVIVDQVMQEIDVPGSTTNHELMQTVSDSKELVSSILRGIKEVQFAVSYVGLTKKIDHVRPGGNPVLLNASMKEVGIDLHRLDPKSSAHRMYFPSKDTAHEALAAALSVSIGLDDGHGKPERIMYIPMATTTVRTTLPSKTVELTHEGTAEQRNANILFANSVVTSPSVDLDPRHLPLLIAMLRRKPKAPKSEPQTRHMLISRLLPKANIKFSMHEPVVRIALPPVHKGADPDDFDLIISSISSISLDMESFHSTVDQLHYSLAATMRLQTHHLYYQTSAGNEKIDLLETDSFDLKIQLSASPNVQVVATGNLQTFSLKMVKDEIGDGLRQIVRQLRLDVEPDKRASSKTARHSNFLRAMPAWLLHFQLSCSDFSVEVAGVDKDISDETRGLAIQLDTWTTEYRAQRLDNLQRRPSRRRASSRGMMSPETDLLKTIPMSPRKKYHHDGDGRRISLHVRGFEAYMIEAEDKWEVEPFLNIPKLELAFSTLSDNQGPVFHVHSQIRTVLLQYSLYRHYAVAVAVAVLRKAFVRTNAAGGPSPATPVVMVPSTPKMGAKRLVVGHLSPPSAGGTIPELSLDGEVARSFVQELVAVDFKATLIQIKADLPSDPQVMFQICNLEAGRHRWSPPFLHARLIRLYAEAPRMRRVWARIISVKNVRLDYRESRKKFTGGQVQDERMFDVVSETIRVAVPHDLVVYKITDNFVNSIKSVQQLHHRFKTGTNEYILDKGPEGPRNVPKVSLRTKTLLFELEDGAFEWKLGVIYRAGKVEMMQRQAREEAFRVKVKKIHEEESKKESAKLRTRSAASRGKTRMSGDGGPRSRSIGADQGRSGGGEGRFRGRAPRYDPEGGCLGISGDARISINEARERLNIHNARSWKQRIDQQYELSKNATKDLHAAFWGHNEVPEDWNDSEKILEVPQRPALMSALLSDLHIMLDKPSFPMKDLPDFLHKVGKGMPRDMKYALLVPMSVRIEMGEARISLRDYPLPFIHVPSTKSSQSARMQALSMTTDFVIAEEYRGPESMRKIKVQIVPGRNLDPMASNQGSFAVDVRRTIGPVKTFSDMVIDIHTSNPTRITWGPSYQPAIQDMMMAIESMTKPQLDPSEKVGFWDKIRLNFHSRVRVAWREGGDVHLALKGSRDPYQVTGNGAGFIMCWRKDVRWNIHADDDPKRFMTVDSGEYVLAVPDYSHHVRETRRQHGEDESFTSDSSYKSGAAFKKVVMKLSGKVQVMAGLVFEKAIVNGERSFEFKPHYDVILKAPHLAKAENGVPYDAFRGFRSQHIHLSVAVRAPVDREWTGSVTEPSRSYNTVHLTPRFFTHFFAWWSLFSGPLSLPIRQGALWPGREKNSKKFGRHLATIKYNVLLAPLFLSHIYKHKDVEDYAENSVSATGIKVRFDSWMLDLHMRREEFTTPDRGRNTQSRTSGMRIHAGQLDLVSADVRAVSASIRGTTADAVTKASLSSYIGDQEPDVADVSRFTIPDNDSRWIDMDDFVELDWILPTELNPDTKILPLAFAPRVTYFRQTDIGGLIDGDPDRTTHFGKEPTHFCIMSHDDDPRRVQSQLIRRRLEQIDQQAEIHRRTLGEIELRMVRGDTTTADLGAEYEILSRHTAVLHGRKVFLEGMLREMTPRAASCNDEDEESTATEGDLNRPDYLRGDDSDESEVTGEFASDFKNRFVVHNVQLKWNNTLRNIILRYMHQVGQRRGFVYYLSRPAVKFILDLVDEQTKSKTAATPTGTGKSPDANGKDRDIQKDIEDRIRKILGDGKKFSGSTGNIDAQHPAMADLSGGIADEFTTQNAYHVRLIAPQIQLQSDKNKKHVVLTTAKGMELKVVDVLEKSRISDNVSGLVQRRFLVNMDSTQFFVTHQKWFSTQLVSMYSGNTYGTPAGSSWPPWVPMEVMFDFQADPFGFKRVVQKTSAMLRYDKYNTLRLKYNDEVNTSEAAAVDNLSQAGSAQESRTDNLWVEFPQAHALCNSSQYYAIYVIVLDLLMYSEPLEKTRNERLEKIMLASDFSDLRGAPEMVIKLQERVRQLEDIKTHFQTHSRQMDEKGWQDRLVLERDLAACEDELFFMMKAITTSQRKFDHSTSSALLKWSITAKEIVWQLIRDNNEPLVELQLKDVEYDRTDNSDGSHINLIQVGRILGLNLLPDAIYPAMIAPYFEPSAGVVDIETKPMIRVYWNMLEAIAGIPIMDHFEVNLFPLKVQLEREVGKKLFEYIFPGIDGDAPAEGKNTSPFMIKQSIPGEEEDEGDNMSISESLANQITDHLTVPGEQEPEIPEFETRAGSLELRLRPTLTSDPDEDPPKHKALSIHSGEGTSFRLFRSGTGFKAVNKKRSYDSLRGSTPRPGVSRTGTGFSSNISISGDSRKGSRFGLRHRSTATDEEKAKARSDDLTKMIDRASNYMTFAYIKMPSVVLCVSYKGKGERNFEDVHDFVFRMPTIEYRNKTWSNLDLALALKSRVIKALISHTGAIIGNKFSKHRPNIAQQSKLREVATSSVLLATPVGSSIAGGESRENSGDDSSSIYGVGASPVDFSRSPPQSIRRAATAASSIPVPKSSASRSSSIASSQRSATVPQQQQASAAGHVVANTQATGAIPTFLMTQPTQPTISSGSSSAQEGGKTGFGSLLRPASSGWSKPFGGGGGSNGQQQQHQQTKRPGSSGGLGMGMGNNTVAFSNYNAGVGGMGMEEVMNSGGGGGSPERKRTGGHMGFRDKLSAIRHKLKEGGGGGQREQSVVAVRDQGGEMVLEEGGEDGEGGGGLMKTLSHRSSRRQ; encoded by the coding sequence ATGGCCCTCCTTAACCCGACCTTTGTGTTTGGAATCCTAGTCCTTCTCTATCTCTCGACCTTTGTTTTATTTGCCGTAATACGAATCATCACCGGCCTCTCGATCCAGCGCATAGGTTATTTCTCCTTCAGACGACTGTCCTACACCCCGCGCGATGGCATACGAATCGACATCAGAGGCCTCGGCCTCAACGTCCACCGACCGACCTTTTCCCAGCCCACCTGGCTCAGCATAGTCGTCAGCGAACTCGCCGTTACCGTCGATATCAAGGAGTTGGAAGGGAACAAGGCTGCGGGGCTGGCAGCAGGCAGCGAGGATTCGGACTCGGATAGCGATGGCGATAATGAAAAGACGAAGCTCAATGGCGCGGCTTCCACTCCTCCGGCTGCTGAATCGATGAAGGTGCCGAAAATCACGAGGCGCGAGACCATGTCGGCTGGGAGGAGTAAGACTTGGAAGCGCCTGACCAAGATAAAAGAGAAGCTGAAGCTGTTGCACCGCAAGGTGAACTGGCTTCggatggtggatgtggtTGCGACCAATTCCTCGGTCAACATTGTCGACGTGGGCAACGTGCAAGTGGGCAGTTTTACCGTGGCGGTTGACACGAGGTCGAAGATGGTCGACCGGGCGCGCTTCTTCTTGCAAGGGAAGGCAGAGAGGAGCCGTCAGAAACAGCAAGCGGAGTGGATTGTGACGCTGAGGAGTGTTCTTTTTACGGCCAATGGGGGAGAATCGTTGGAGGTTTTGGACAGCGCCACCCTGAACATCCACGGCTATTTATACGAAGCCCTCGACGGTCTCCGCGACGCCGCCATTTCGCTGAAGCTCGGCCGTCTACATGTCCCATATGACGATGTCAGCCACAGCGCGAAACTGTTCAAGCAGATCAAGAGCCAATGCAATCAGGAGTTTGCCCAATCCGATCCTATGGGCGTTATTGTCGATCAGGTGATGCAGGAGATCGATGTACCGGGGAGCACAACGAACCACGAGCTGATGCAGACCGTTTCCGACTCGAAGGAGCTTGTCAGCTCGATCCTTAGGGGCATCAAGGAGGTTCAGTTTGCTGTCAGCTATGTTGGTTTGACTAAAAAGATTGACCACGTTCGTCCTGGAGGAAATCCTGTGCTTCTAAACGCATCCATGAAGGAGGTGGGCATCGACCTCCACCGGCTCGACCCCAAGTCCTCAGCACATAGGATGTATTTTCCCTCAAAAGATACTGCCCACGAAGCATTGGCTGCCGCGTTGTCAGTATCCATCGGCCTTGACGATGGACATGGCAAGCCCGAGAGGATCATGTACATCCccatggccaccaccaccgttcGGACAACCCTCCCCTCTAAAACAGTCGAGCTCACCCACGAGGGCACCGCTGAGCAGCGCAATGCCAACATTTTATTCGCCAACTCAGTCGTCACCTCACCATCCGTCGACCTCGATCCTCgacacctccctcttcttaTAGCTATGCTACGACGAAAGCCAAAAGCTCCCAAATCCGAACCGCAGACACGGCACATGCTCATCtcacgcctcctccccaaggCCAACATCAAGTTCTCCATGCACGAGCCAGTAGTGAGAATAGCACTCCCGCCGGTGCACAAAGGCGCTGATCCAGATGATTTTGATCTGATTATATCATCCATCTCGTCCATTTCACTGGACATGGAGTCGTTCCATTCTACGGTCGACCAGCTTCACTACAGCCTTGCAGCTACTATGCGGCTACAAACTCACCATCTTTACTACCAGACCTCGGCCGGAAACGAAAAGATTGATCTCCTCGAGACGGACTCGTTTGATCTCAAAATTCAGCTTAGCGCCTCGCCTAACGTCCAGGTGGTGGCGACGGGCAATCTGCAGACTTTCTCGCTGAAGATGGTCAAAGATGAGATTGGGGACGGTCTGAGGCAGATTGTACGACAGTTGCGACTGGACGTCGAGCCGGACAAGAGGGCTTCGTCAAAGACGGCGAGGCACTCTAATTTCCTGCGGGCGATGCCGGCGTGGCTGTTGCACTTTCAGCTGTCCTGCTCAGACTTTAGTGTCGAGGTGGCGGGTGTGGACAAGGACATCTCTGACGAGACGAGGGGTCTGGCGATTCAGCTGGATACGTGGACGACCGAATACCGCGCCCAGAGGCTTGACAATCTTCAGAGGAGGCCGTCTAGACGACGGGCGAGCAGTCGGGGGATGATGTCGCCCGAGACTGATCTTTTGAAAACGATTCCGATGTCTCCGAGGAAAAAGTATCAtcatgatggggatgggaggaggatatcgCTTCATGTGAGGGGGTTTGAAGCCTACATGATTGAGGCGGAGGACAAGTGGGAAGTGGAGCCGTTTTTGAATATTCCCAAGTTGGAGCTGGCGTTTTCGACGCTGAGTGACAACCAGGGGCCGGTGTTTCATGTTCATTCGCAGATTAGGACGGTGTTGCTGCAGTACTCGCTTTACAGGCATTATGCTGTTGCTGTGGCGGTTGCGGTGCTGAGGAAGGCGTTTGTGAGGACGAATGCTGCTGGGGGGCCAAGCCCGGCGACaccggtggtgatggtgccgaGTACGCCCAAGATGGGTGCGAagaggctggtggtgggacaCTTGTCGCCGCCTTCTGCGGGGGGGACTATTCCGGAGCTGTCGCTTGATGGGGAGGTCGCGAGGTCTTTTGTTCAAGAGTTGGTGGCGGTTGATTTCAAGGCGACGCTGATCCAGATCAAGGCGGATTTACCTTCTGATCCCCAGGTGATGTTCCAGATATGTAACTTGGAGGCGGGGAGACATCGCTGGTCGCCACCGTTTTTGCATGCGAGGTTGATAAGGCTCTATGCGGAagcgccgaggatgaggagggtcTGGGCAAGGATCATCAGCGTCAAGAACGTGAGGTTGGACTACCGGGAGTCGAGGAAAAAGTTTACGGGTGGGCAGGTGCAGGATGAGAGGATGTTTGATGTGGTCTCGGAGACGATCAGGGTGGCGGTGCCGCATGATTTGGTGGTGTACAAGATTACGGACAATTTTGTCAACTCGATCAAGTCGGTGCAGCAGCTGCATCATCGGTTCAAGACGGGGACGAATGAGTATATTCTGGATAAGGGACCGGAGGGGCCGAGGAATGTGCCCAAAGTCTCGCTCCGTACCAAGACGTTGCTTTTTGAGCTGGAGGATGGGGCGTTTGAGTGGAAGTTGGGGGTGATTTATCGGGCCGGGAAGGTGGAGATGATGCAGAGgcaggcgagggaggaggcgtttAGGGtcaaggtgaagaagatccATGAGGAGGAGTCGAAGAAGGAGAGCGCCAAGTTGAGGACGAGGTCGGCGGCGTCGAgggggaagacgaggatgtcAGGGGATGGGGGCCCGAGGAGTAGGAGTATTGGGGCTGATCAGGGACGGtctggtgggggggaggggaggtttaGGGGACGGGCGCCAAGGTATGATCctgagggggggtgtttggggATCAGTGGGGATGCCAGGATCTCGATCAATGAAGCGAGAGAGAGGCTCAATATTCATAACGCCAGGAGCTGGAAGCAGCGGATTGATCAGCAGTATGAGCTGTCCAAGAATGCCACCAAGGACTTGCACGCTGCGTTCTGGGGCCACAACGAGGTGCCGGAGGACTGGAACGACAGCGAAAAGATTCTCGAGGTCCCGCAGCGGCCAGCGTTGATGTCGGCGCTGCTTAGCGATCTGCACATCATGCTCGACAAGCCGTCTTTCCCGATGAAAGACCTGCCTGATTTCTTGCACAAGGTCGGGAAGGGCATGCCAAGGGATATGAAATATGCGTTGCTTGTCCCGATGAGCGTCAGGATCGAGATGGGCGAGGCGAGGATATCTCTGAGAGACTACCCACTGCCGTTTATCCATGTTCCCTCGACCAAGTCATCCCAATCCGCGAGAATGCAGGCTCTGTCCATGACGACGGACTTTGTCATTGCCGAAGAGTACAGAGGACCAGAGTCGATGAGAAAGATCAAAGTCCAGATTGTGCCTGGCCGGAATCTGGATCCAATGGCATCCAACCAGGGAAGCTTTGCGGTGGACGTCCGCAGGACCATCGGGCCTGTCAAGACTTTCTCTGACATGGTGATTGATATCCATACCAGCAATCCGACGAGGATCACCTGGGGGCCGTCGTATCAGCCTGCGATTCAGgacatgatgatggcgatAGAGTCGATGACGAAGCCGCAGCTTGATCCATCTGAAAAGGTCGGGTTCTGGGACAAGATTCGGCTGAATTTCCACTCCAGAGTTCGGGTGGCGTGGAGGGAGGGCGGCGATGTCCATCTGGCGCTGAAGGGCAGTAGGGATCCTTACCAGGTCACTGGGAACGGCGCGGGCTTCATCATGTGCTGGAGGAAGGATGTCAGATGGAATATTCACGCTGATGATGACCCGAAGCGGTTCATGACGGTGGACAGCGGCGAGTATGTCCTTGCTGTGCCTGATTACAGCCATCACGTCCGTGAAACGAGGAGGCAGcatggcgaggatgagagcTTTACCAGTGACAGCAGCTACAAATCCGGCGCGGCTTTCAAAAAAGTGGTCATGAAACTGTCCGGCAAGGTGCAAGTGATGGCCGGACTGGTGTTTGAAAAGGCTATTGTCAATGGTGAGAGGAGCTTCGAGTTCAAGCCTCATTACGATGTCATTCTCAAGGCGCCCCATCTCGCCAAGGCGGAGAATGGCGTGCCGTATGATGCCTTTCGCGGGTTCCGCAGTCAGCATATTCACTTGTCTGTTGCTGTTCGGGCGCCGGTTGATCGGGAGTGGACTGGGTCTGTCACGGAACCGTCTCGCAGCTACAATACGGTGCATCTCACCCCGAGATTCTTCACCCACTTCTTCGCCTGGTGGTCGCTTTTCTCTGGGCCGCTTTCTCTGCCTATTCGACAGGGTGCTCTCTGGCCTGGAAGAGAGAAGAACAGCAAGAAGTTTGGGAGGCATCTGGCTACGATCAAGTACAATGTTTTGCTGGCGCCGCTGTTCCTCAGTCACATCTACAAGCACAAGGATGTGGAGGACTACGCGGAGAATTCTGTTTCTGCGACGGGTATCAAGGTCCGGTTTGACAGCTGGATGCTGGATTTGCACATGAGAAGGGAGGAGTTCACCACTCCCGATCGCGGGCGGAACACCCAGTCTAGGACGAGCGGCATGAGGATACATGCTGGCCAGCTGGACCTTGTGTCCGCCGATGTCAGGGCTGTGTCGGCTAGCATTCGCGGCACTACGGCGGATGCGGTGACCAAGGCTTCGCTGTCGAGCTATATCGGGGATCAGGAACCTGATGTGGCGGACGTGTCGAGGTTCACGATTCCGGATAATGATTCGCGGTGGATTGACATGGACGACTTTGTCGAGCTGGACTGGATCCTGCCTACGGAGCTGAACCCAGACACCAAGATCTTGCCGCTTGCGTTTGCGCCGAGGGTGACGTATTTCCGGCAGACTGACATTGGCGGGCTGATTGATGGTGATCCGGACAGGACGACGCATTTTGGAAAGGAGCCGACGCATTTCTGCATCATgagccatgatgatgaccctAGGAGGGTGCAGAGTCAGCTTATTCGGAGAAGGCTGGAGCAGATTGATCAGCAGGCGGAAATTCACCGGCGCACGCTTGGGGAGATTGAGCTGAGGATGGTCAGGGGGGATACCACCACTGCTGATCTGGGAGCGGAGTATGAGATCTTGAGTCGGCATACTGCTGTCTTGCATGGGAGGAAGGTTTTCCTCGAGgggatgttgagggagatgacGCCCCGGGCTGCTTCGTGcaatgatgaggatgaggagtcGACTGCTACGGAGGGGGACCTCAACCGTCCCGACTACTTGCGCGGTGATGATTCGGATGAGTCTGAGGTCACGGGCGAGTTTGCGAGTGACTTTAAGAACCGGTTCGTGGTGCATAATGTTCAGCTCAAGTGGAACAACACGTTGAGGAATATCATTCTGAGGTACATGCACCAGGTCGGTCAGCGGAGGGGTTTTGTTTACTACCTCTCTCGGCCGGCGGTCAAGTTTATCCTGGACTTGGTGGATGAGCAGACTAAATCCAAGACTGCGGCTACGCCGACGGGGACGGGCAAGTCACCGGATGCGAACGGTAAAGACCGGGATATTCAAAAGGATATTGAGGATAGGATCCGAAAGATTCTAGGGGACGGGAAGAAGTTCTCGGGGTCGACGGGGAATATCGACGCGCAGCATCCGGCCATGGCGGACTTGTCGGGTGGCATTGCGGATGAGTTTACGACGCAGAATGCTTACCATGTCCGGTTGATTGCCCCGCAGATTCAGCTGCAGAgcgacaagaacaagaagcaTGTCGTGCTCACCACAGCCAAGGGGATGGAGCTCAAGGTAGTAGACGTCCTCGAAAAGAGCCGGATCTCGGATAACGTCAGCGGTCTGGTGCAGAGGAGGTTCCTGGTCAACATGGACAGCACGCAGTTCTTTGTGACACATCAAAAGTGGTTCAGCACGCAGCTGGTGTCAATGTACTCGGGCAACACGTACGGGACGCCGGCGGGGAGCTCGTGGCCGCCGTGGGTGCCGATGGAGGTCATGTTTGACTTCCAGGCGGACCCGTTCGGGTTCAAGAGGGTGGTGCAAAAGACTTCGGCCATGCTGAGGTATGATAAGTACAACACCCTGAGGCTGAAGTACAATGACGAGGTCAACACGAGCGaagcggcggcggtggacAATCTGAGCCAGGCCGGCAGCGCGCAGGAGAGCAGGACGGACAACCTTTGGGTTGAGTTCCCTCAGGCGCACGCGCTGTGCAACTCGTCGCAGTATTATGCCATCTATGTCATTGTGTTGGACTTGCTGATGTACAGCGAGCCGTtggagaagacgaggaatGAGAGGCTGGAGAAGATCATGCTGGCGTCAGACTTTAGCGATTTGAGGGGGGCGCCGGAGATGGTGATTAAGCTgcaggagagggtgaggcaGCTGGAGGACATCAAGACGCACTTCCAGACGCACTCGAGGCAGATGGACGAGAAGGGGTGGCAGGATaggttggtgctggagcGGGATCTGGCCGCGTGCGAGGATGAGCTGTTCTTTATGATGAAGGCCATCACGACGAGCCAGAGGAAGTTTGATCACTCGACCAGCAGCGCGCTGTTGAAGTGGAGCATCACGGCCAAGGAGATTGTGTGGCAGTTGATCAGGGACAACAATGAGCCGCTTGTTGAGCTGCAGTTGAAGGACGTCGAGTATGACCGGACGGACAACTCGGATGGGTCGCATATCAATTTGATTCAGGTGGGGAGGATACTGGGGTTGAATCTGCTGCCTGATGCCATCTATCCGGCCATGATTGCGCCCTACTTTGAGCCGAgtgctggggtggtggacatTGAGACGAAGCCGATGATAAGGGTGTACTGGAATATGCTGGAGGCTATCGCCGGTATTCCCATCATGGATCACTTTGAGGTCAATCTGTTTCCGCTCAAGGTTCAGCTTGAACGAGAGGTGGGCAAGAAGCTGTTTGAGTATATCTTCCCGGGGATTGACGGGGATGCCCCGGCTGAGGGGAAGAACACGTCGCCTTTCATGATCAAGCAGTCGATtcctggggaggaggaggatgagggagataACATGTCCATCAGCGAGTCTCTTGCGAATCAGATTACGGATCACCTTACTGTTCCCGGGGAGCAGGAGCCGGAGATTCCAGAGTTCGAGACCCGGGCTGGTTCGCTTGAGCTGAGACTTCGTCCGACGTTGACTTCGGATCCTGATGAGGACCCCCCCAAGCACAAGGCTTTGAGTATCCACTCTGGCGAGGGGACATCCTTCCGACTCTTCCGCTCGGGGACCGGCTTTAAGGCTGTGAATAAGAAACGGTCGTATGACTCCCTTCGCGGCAGCACCCCCAGGCCGGGTGTTAGCCGGACCGGCAcaggcttctcctccaatATTTCCATCTCGGGCGATTCTCGCAAGGGCTCCCGCTTCGGCCTCCGCCACCGGTCAACTGCTACGGATGAAGAAAAGGCCAAGGCCCGATCAGACGATCTCACCAAGATGATCGACCGCGCCTCCAACTACATGACTTTCGCCTACATCAAGATGCCCTCTGTCGTCCTCTGCGTCTCctacaagggcaagggcgAGCGCAACTTTGAAGACGTTCATGACTTCGTCTTCCGGATGCCAACGATTGAGTACCGCAACAAGACCTGGTCCAACCTCGACTTGGCTCTTGCGCTCAAGAGCCGGGTGATCAAAGCCCTGATCAGCCACACGGGTGCCATCATTGGCAACAAGTTCTCGAAACATCGGCCTAACATTGCTCAGCAGTCCAAattgagggaggtggcgaCCAGCTCGGTGTTGCTTGCCACTCCAGTTGGCAGCTCGATAGCGGGCGGTGAGTCGAGAGAGAACAGCGGGGACGACTCTTCTAGTATATACGGCGTTGGTGCCTCACCGGTGGACTTTTCCCGGTCGCCACCGCAGTCGATCAGGcgggcggcgacggcggcgagcAGTATTCCTGTGCCAAAGTCTTCTGCCAGCCGGAGTTCGAGCATTGCTTCTTCGCAGCGGTCGGCGACGGtgccgcagcagcagcaagcctCAGCTGCTGGGCATGTGGTTGCTAACACGCAGGCTACCGGTGCTATACCTACCTTTTTGATGACGCAGCCTACACAGCCGACGATCAGCTCCGGGTCATCTTCTGCTCAGGAGGGAGGTAAGACTGGGTTTGGGAGTTTGCTGAGGCCTGCTAGTAGCGGGTGGTCGAAGCcttttggcggtggtgggggcagtaatgggcagcagcagcaacatcagcAGACCAAGAGGCCGGGGAGcagtggggggttggggatggggatgggaaatAATACGGTGGCTTTTAGTAATTATAAtgcgggggttggtgggatggggatggaggaggtgatgaatagcggcgggggtggtgggagtccggaaaggaagaggacgggGGGGCATATGGGGTTTAGGGATAAGTTGAGTGCGATTAGGCATAagttgaaggaggggggtggtggggggcaAAGGGAGCAgagtgttgttgctgtgagGGATcaagggggggagatggtgctggaggaggggggggaggatggggaagggggaggagggttgatGAAGACTTTGAGTCATAGGAGTTCGAGGAGGCAGTAA
- a CDS encoding uncharacterized protein (EggNog:ENOG503P56X) translates to MKRIVLSEVDESKTNPSSSSPEQRPPRDQMPSKEQRQLLPQEVMDIVVPSLKVGGSAGACGLFMGGAAGILRGAPPVFFSLVAGGQWFALGSSYWAARLVAFNALGGEDKITPGDKLKGSTFAGAVSGVVGGSIRGPRNIIPGAIVCSLLGAGGQAFANRREAKQKEAEKDPSKNKRFWHSSWSPITALSDQDYVNLLEEKLLRVEADIALIDDRIRELREADSKKMGNTPPPTEQVPLIKEVKEATDNIPIQADKKGQSQSWWRW, encoded by the exons ATGAAGCGCATCGTTCTTTCAGAGGTCGACGAATCGAAAACAAACCCCAGTTCATCCTCACCAGAACAAAGGCCACCGAGGGACCAGATGCCGTCAAAAGAGCAAAGACAACTCCTCCCGCAAGAGGTGATGGATATTGTagtcccctccctcaaagTGGGCGGCTCGGCTG GTGCCTGTGGCTTGTTTATGGGAGGAGCAGCTGGTATCCTTCGTGGTGCACCACCGGTATTTTTCTCgttggttgctggtggtcAATGGTTCGCCCTAGGTTCAAGTTACTGGGCTGCTCGGTTGGTGGCCTTTAACGCTCTGGGAGGAGAGGACAAGATTACTCCCGGAGACAAGCTCAAAGGAAGTACTTTTGCCGGTGCAGTCTCTGGTGTTGTCGGAGGATCTATTC GAGGGCCGCGAAATATTATTCCTGGAGCCATCGTATGTTCCCtgctgggagctggagggcAAGCCTTTGCCAATAGAAGGGAGgccaagcaaaaagaagcggAAAAGGATCCTTCAAAGAACAAGCGGTTCTGGCACTCGAGTTGGAGTCCCATTACAGCACTTTCAGATCAAGATTATGTGAATCTGTTGGAGGAGAAACTGCTCCGAGTAGAGGCTGACATTGCCCTCATCGACGACCGCATCAGAGAGCTTCGGGAAGCCGACAGCAAGAAGATGGGGAatacaccaccgccaactgAACAGGTTCCTTTGATAAAGGAAGTCAAGGAGGCTACGGATAACATACCGATTCAGGCGGACAAAAAGGGTCAGAGTCAGTCTTGGTGGAGATGGTAA